A DNA window from Vigna radiata var. radiata cultivar VC1973A unplaced genomic scaffold, Vradiata_ver6 scaffold_171, whole genome shotgun sequence contains the following coding sequences:
- the LOC106780263 gene encoding lysine histidine transporter 1 — protein MATQTPVENNYLKNATEEELQRQKAIDDWLPITSSRNAKWWYSAFHNVTAMVGAGVLSLPYAMSELGWGPGVTVLVLSWIITLYTLWQMVEMHEMVPGKRFDRYHELGQYAFGEKLGLYIVVPQQLVVEIGVNIVYMVTGGKSLQKFHDTVCDDCKKIKLTFFIMIFASVHFVLSHLPNFNSISGVSLAAAVMSLSYSTIAWAASANKGVQEDVQYGYKAKSTAGTVFNFFSALGDVAFAYAGHNVVLEIQATIPSTPEKPSKGPMWKGVIVAYIVVALCYFPVALIGYWMFGNGVQDNILISLEKPKWLIATANMFVVIHVIGSYQIYAMPVFDMIETVLVKKLNFKPSRVLRFIVRNLYVAFTMFVAITFPFFGGLLGFFGGFAFAPTTYFLPCIMWLAIYKPKRFSLSWWTNWICIVLGLMLMILSPIGGLRSIIIDAKNYHFYS, from the exons ATGGCAACTCAAACACCAGTTGAAAACAATTATCTCAAAAACGCT ACTGAAGAAGAATTGCAGAGGCAGAAGGCAATTGATGATTGGCTTCCAATTACTTCTTCAAGGAATGCAAAATGGTGGTACTCTGCCTTCCACAATGTCACTGCCATGGTTGGGGCTGGTGTTCTTAGTCTCCCCTATGCCATGTCTGAGCTAGGATG GGGTCCTGGTGTAACTGTACTTGTTCTGTCATGGATCATCACCCTTTACACTCTATGGCAAATGGTTGAGATGCATGAAATGGTTCCTGGCAAACGTTTTGACAGATACCATGAACTAGGGCAGTATGCCTTTGGGGAGAAGCTAGGACTTTATATTGTGGTGCCTCAACAACTTGTGGTTGAAATTGGGGTGAACATTGTCTATATGGTCACTGGGGGGAAATCCTTGCAGAAATTCCATGACACTGTCTGTGATGACTGCAAAAAGATCAAGTTGACCTTCTTCATTATGATCTTTGCATCTGTTCACTTTGTATTGTCTCACCTGCCTAACTTCAACTCCATTTCTGGTGTATCTTTGGCAGCAGCAGTTATGTCCTTGAG TTACTCTACCATTGCTTGGGCAGCTTCTGCTAACAAGGGTGTTCAAGAAGATGTACAATATGGTTACAAAGCTAAAAGTACAGCGGGAACAGTGTTTAACTTCTTTAGTGCCCTTGGTGATGTTGCTTTTGCCTACGCTGGACACAATGTGGTGTTGGAAATCCAAGCAACAATTCCATCTACTCCAGAGAAACCATCCAAGGGTCCTATGTGGAAAGGAGTGATTGTTGCTTACATAGTTGTGGCTCTGTGCTACTTCCCAGTTGCCCTTATTGGTTACTGGATGTTTGGAAATGGGGTTCAAGACAACATTCTCATCAGTCTTGAGAAACCAAAATGGCTTATTGCAACGGCTAACATGTTTGTTGTCATACATGTTATTGGAAGTTATCAG ATTTATGCAATGCCAGTGTTTGACATGATCGAAACTGTGTTGGTGAAGAAGTTGAACTTCAAACCTAGTAGAGTGCTTCGCTTTATTGTACGCAATTTGTACGTGG CATTCACAATGTTCGTTGCTATTACCTTCCCATTCTTTGGTGGTCTCCTAGGATTTTTCGGTGGATTTGCTTTTGCACCTACAACATACTTT CTCCCTTGTATTATGTGGCTTGCAATCTACAAACCAAAGAGATTCAGCTTGTCTTGGTGGACCAACTGG ATCTGCATTGTGCTTGGCCTAATGTTGATGATTTTATCACCAATTGGAGGATTGAGGTCAATTATAATTGATGCCAAGAACTACCACTTCTACTCATAA